The following coding sequences are from one Oscarella lobularis chromosome 19, ooOscLobu1.1, whole genome shotgun sequence window:
- the LOC136198271 gene encoding cholesterol transporter ABCA5-like isoform X3, protein MGTWTQTVYLLKRNYWIKTRNKRQSVQELLYPVYLVAILALIRAFVETSPLKPLRDFPCQGVAPPLSHNFSNDVIGVSGSLELVRNATRRFLPPLPQIVAAENGSELESFYRKRQITIGIEFNASMTSYVLRFAADVIANTNDMETSLSQCRDHDQYIGNYSGSNVATDCPAFSYVTSGFAVLQSALDSEIIRRATGNEGETVFRSRSCLFPKRKYYPSIVTLQIMISLYMVAAFSPLVNFLLINLVTEKEKKLKVGMQMMGLSDAAFWLSWFLTYAIVTAVTILIVVVISTFALFPNSNFFLLLLLFLAYGLSIISFSFMLTPFFDRAIAAGGLGSLMTIVFGVLVIPAIFSDLSASLRWALSLISPAAFALGLNELIILDNRFGGLTFGNFVSTSLGSYSVGSSVLMLFLDAILYWFLAFYFDNIVPTKYGRAKSPLFCFESAFWKTQSSLRWRVPSDRDISLDDGDNLQDNVAVENVSSALKSSVAIRISSLRKEFVDKEKQKNCSKQYDATVTALAGLSLTVYEGQITALLGHNGAGKSTLIACLTGLTKCTSGGATVYNLDINNPIEIDEIRQRTGVCLQHDLLFENLTVREHLIVFSGIKGIPKEEIGEKVRMALEEVGLEKERDAYATKLSGGQKRKLSVAIALIGNPKILFLDEPTSGMDPYSRRQLWSLLKSKKEGRVIFLTTQFMDEADILADRKAVLSRGKLQCVGSSLFLKSRFGIGYHLGVVLESNGDVDAVTDVVKRNVPDAQMTRSRAGDLSYTLPLKDVPLFPQLFASLEAAPQLGIRDFGVSMTSLEEVFLHLEELEAAKENEKEEEEEEKEKEDAIQTEVRPDDYRSSILGSSLLWQQFKAMLWLRLLVTLRNGGGLFFRGFVGPIMVIVAVVVGRHIAVKIGQPQSLPLNASIYLTNQSRALGDACRLPGVDVKPALMLNNASNRYPRLIEELRRQSTGFCFPGVDFSRDGLDRYLLNSSYEALAVDVSAVAPFDFSLFYNDTLVHSLPIGINVMSNVYYRNLTQSSEGIAVTNYPFPYENPPIPFDGDSYVFVLIVGIAFLLTPSSFGLEIVQDREVRARHQLHVSGLRRIIYWLSTLSIHLIAYVVPVLILLILIPAMNIVVFCPPPSLGLLALVFLLSLPVQALFVYAVSYLFNKAETVLGIMPSVVPALGILPYIVVALLYHKFPTLMIALHYVFMFLLPPYLPLGCMWFLTVVYQKHKLDPSVNDLSAATYFSFSSNISPGILIILFHAALFSFLVAWLDKRSIDDKSFCSCFSILEEAVKESSPLLAAPENVRSDGDDDVEREEGRARENTGSKGVPILVNGLGKDFAKNSSCRSPWQRRQANVKVAVKSLSVKVEKGEILGLLGPNGAGKTTTLSVFTGRLIPTRGKVYLDGEELGDGLDAGRAAFSLGYCPQIDALWPTITFEEHLKIYSLIKGVDPRSVSMTIKELCGMMRVVEHSQKKAKILSGGTRRKLSFLMSLVGDPSSLLMDEPSTGMDPSSKRFFWKIIKEVVVDRKATILTTHSMEEADALCSRVGIMVAGSLRCLGSTQHLKNKYGMGYQLEVKVRPSLQDDDRLRQEAGAEALAVVTDRVKRLFPGAWQIESFGDRGTYSVPRDSVPSLARAFGELEKIKSELSVEEYSLSQSTLEQVFLSFAKQQLEDND, encoded by the exons ATGGGAACCTGGACACAGACAGTCTACCTCCTGAAGCGGAACTACTGGATCAAGACGCGAAACAAGAGGCAGAGCGTCCAAGAGCTTCTCTACCCCGTCTATCTCGTCGCGATCCTTGCTCTCATACGAGCCTTCGTTGAAACGAGTCCCCTCAAACCTTTGCGAGACTTTCCGTGCCAAGGCGTCGCTCCCCCGTTGTCGCACAATTTcagtaatgacgtcattggagTATCCGGGTCGCTCGAGCTTGTCCGAAACGCCACCCGTCGCTTTCTACCGCCTCTTCCGCAAATTGTCGCCGCGGAAAACGGATCCGAATTGGAGTCATTTTATCGAAAAAGACAAATCACGATCGGGATCGAATTCAACGCTTCTATGACGTCGTACGTGTTACGTTTTgctgctgacgtcatcgccaatACGAACGACATGGAAACAAGCCTTTCGCAATGTCGCGACCATGATCAATACATTGGAAATTATTCCGGTTCAAATGTGGCGACAGATTGCCCAGCCTTCTCTTACGTGACGTCAGGCTTTGCAGTCCTTCAATCAGCTCTCGATTCGGAAATAATTCGAAGAGCGACCGGAAATGAAGGGGAAACAGTTTTCCGGTCGCGGTCATGTCTGTTTCCGAAGCGGAAGTACTATCCATCTATCGTAACACTTCAGATAATGATATCTCTTTACATGGTGGCGGCCTTCTCGCCGTTGGTCAATTTCCTTCTCATCAATCTCGTCaccgaaaaggagaagaaactcAAAGTTGGCATGCAAATGATGGGCCTTTCAGATGCCGCCTTCTGGCTCTCGTGGTTCCTCACTTACGCAATCGTCACCGCCGTCACGATtctcattgtcgtcgtcatatcGACGTTTGCCCTGTTCCCCAATTCCAacttcttccttcttcttcttctcttcctcgcaTACGGCCTTTCCATcatctccttttctttcatgCTGACGCCTTTTTTTGATAGAGCAATTGCAGCTGGAGGCCTCGGCTCTCTCATGACAATCGTCTTTGGAGTACTCGTCATTCCGGCTATATTTTCCGATCTGTCAGCTTCCCTTCGGTGGGCGCTCTCTCTCATATCGCCGGCCGCTTTTGCGTTAGGACTCAACGAGCTCATCATTCTCGACAATCGATTTGGGGGTCTCACGTTCGGCAATTTCGTCTCGACTTCCCTCGGTTCGTACTCCGTGGGGTCGTCCGTTCTCATGCTCTTTCTCGATGCAATTCTCTATTGGTTTCTCGCCTTTTATTTCGACAACATCGTTCCCACGAAGTACGGTCGAGCCAAATCGCCGCTCTTCTGTTTCGAGTCGGCCTTTTGGAAGACCCAGTCGAGCTTACGATGGAGGGTTCCAAGTGATAGAGACATTTCGTTGGACGACGGTGACAATTTGCAAGACAATGTGGCCGTGGAGAATGTTTCCTCAGCGTTGAAGTCGAGTGTCGCTATCAG AATTTCGTCTCTGCGAAAAGAATTCGTCGATAaggaaaagcagaaaaattgTTCAAAGCAATATGATGCTACAGTGACGGCACTCGCTGGACTTTCGCTGACCGTCTACGAGGGACAAATCACCGCTCTGCTCGGGCACAACGGAGCGGGAAAATCGACTCTTATAGCCTGTCTGACCGGTTTGACTAAATGCACGAGCGGAGGCGCAACTGTGTATAATTTGGATATCAATAATCCAATCGAAATAGACGAGATTCGACAAAGGACAG GCGTTTGCTTGCAGCATGATCTACTCTTTGAAAATCTGACTGTGAGAGAACACTTGATTGTATTCTCCGGAATCAAAGGGATCCCAAAGGAAGAGATAGGGGAAAAAGTGCGAATGGCTCTCGAAGAAGTCGGTCTCGAAAAGGAGAGGGATGCGTACGCAACGAAATTGAGCGGGGgacagaagagaaagttgtCCGTTGCCATCGCTCTCATAGGAAATCCCAAA aTTTTGTTTTTGGACGAACCGACGAGTGGGATGGATCCGTATTCTCGTCGACAGCTCTGGTCTCTTCTCAAGAGCAAGAAAGAAGGACGGGTCATATTCCTGACGACTCAATTTATGGACGAGGCGGATATCCTAGCAG ATCGGAAGGCTGTGCTGAGCAGAGGAAAATTGCAATGCGTCGGATCGTCTCTCTTCCTCAAGTCGCGCTTTGGAATCGGCTATCATCTGGG tGTGGTATTGGAATCGAATGGAGATGTCGACGCAGTCACCGACGTGGTTAAACGAAACGTTCCCGATGCTCAAATGACTCGTTCTCGTGCCGGGGATTTATCCTATACGCTTCCTCTCAAAGACGTACCTCTCTTTCCGC AATTATTTGCTTCTCTCGAAGCGGCACCCCAATTGGGAATTCGAGATTTTGGCgtatcgatgacgtcgctcgagGAGGTATTTCTCCATTTGGAAGAGctcgaagcggcgaaagaaaacgagaaagaggaagaggaggaggagaaagagaaggaagatgCGATCCAAACCGAAGTCCGACCTGACGACTATCGATCCTCGATCCTAGGCTCCTCGCTCCTGTGGCAACAATTCAAAGCAATGCTATGGCTTCGACTTCTCGTCACTCTACGAAACGGAGGAGGCCTCTTCTTTCGCGGCTTCGTCGGTCCGATCATGGTCAtagtcgccgtcgtcgtcggacgacaCATCGCTGTGAAGATCGGACAGCCTCAGAGTCTTCCACTCAACGCGTCCATCTACTTGACGAATCAGAGTCGAGCACTAGGAGACGCTTGTCGTCTCCCCGGAGTCGACGTCAAGCCGGCTCTGATGTTAAATAACGCTTCGAATCGATATCCTCGCTTGATCGAAGAACTCCGACGTCAGTCGACTGGCTTTTGTTTTCCCGGCGTCGACTTCAGTCGCGATGGGCTCGATCGCTATCTATTGAATTCGTCGTATGAGGCGCTCGCCGTGGACGTGTCCGCTGTCGCGCccttcgatttctcgctCTTCTACAACGATACTCTCGTTCATTCGCTTCCTATTGGCATAAACGTGATGAGCAATGTGTACTATCGGAATTTGACGCAGTCGTCGGAAGGAATTGCCGTTACGAATTATCCTTTTCCGTACGAAAATCCGCCCATCCCGTTCGACGGGGATTCGTACGTGTTCGTGCTCATAGTGGGCATTGCTTTTCTCCTCACTCCGTCCAGCTTCGGACTTGAAATTGTGCAAGACAGAGAG GTTCGGGCGCGTCATCAGCTGCACGTTTCCGGTTTACGTCGCATCATTTATTGGCTCTCCACGTTATCGATTCACTTGATCGCCTACGTCGTCCCCGTTCTAATTTTGCTCATTCTCATTCCGGCGATGAATATTGTTGTTTTTTGTCCTCCGCCGTCTCTTGGCCTCCTTGCCctcgtctttctcctctCGCTTCCCGTTCAGGCTCTCTTCGTCTACGCGGTGTCGTATTTGTTTAACAAGGCGGAGACGGTTCTGGGCATAATGCCAAGCGTCGTGCCCGCGCTGGGAATCTTACCCtatatcgtcgtcgcactttTGTATCATAAATTTCCCACATTGATGATTGCTCTTCATTACGTTTTCATGTTTCTTTTACCGCCGTATCTCCCACTAGGTTGTATGTGGTTTTTGACAGTT GTTTATCAGAAGCATAAGCTGGATCCGTCCGTCAATGACCTGTCCGCAGCTACCTACTTTTCCTTCTCATCCAACATATCTCCGGGCATTCTTATA ATTCTGTTTCACGCGGCTCTGTTCTCCTTTCTCGTCGCCTGGCTGGATAAGCGAAGCATAGATGACAAGAGCTTTTGCTCCTG TTTCAGCATTTTGGAAGAGGCCGTGAAAGAGTCGTCTCCTCTTCTAGCCGCACCAGAAAACGTACgttccgacggcgacgatgacgtcgaaagagaagagggGCGCGCAAGAGAAAATACTGGATCGAAAGGAGTGCCGATCCTGGTGAACGGACTCGGAAAAGATTTCGCAAAGAATTCCTCGTGTCGTTCACCGTGGCAACGGCGACAAGCGAACGTCAAAGTGGCTGTGAAAAGTCTTTCGGTGAAGGTGGAGAAGGGCGAGATATTGGGATTATTGGGTCCGAACGGCGctggaaagacgacgacgttgagcgTGTTCACGGGACGTTTGATTCCGACTCGAGGAAAG GTTTATTTGGACGGGGAGGAATTGGGAGACGGTCTGGACGCGGGGAGAGCAGCGTTCTCGCTTGGCTATTGCCCTCAGATTGACGCTCTTTGGCCGACAATTACTTTCGAAGAGCATCTGAAAATTTATTCGCTAATTAAAGGAGTCGATCCTCGATCTGTTAGTATGACGATTAAAGA GCTGTGTGGAATGATGAGAGTTGTTGAGCATTcacaaaagaaagcaaagatACTCTCAGGAGGAACACGGCGAAAG CTGAGTTTTCTCATGAGTCTTGTTGGCGATCCGAGTTCCCTTCTCATGGACGAACCGTCGACCGGAATGGATCCTTCatcaaagcgttttttctg GAAAATTATcaaagaagtcgtcgtcgaccgtAAGGCGACGATTTTAACAACTCACTCGATGGAAGAAGCAGACGCGCTTTGCTCGCGCGTCGGAATAATGGTCGCCGGATCCCTTCG ATGTCTTGGATCAACTCAGCACCTCAAGAATAAATACGGAATGGGCTATCAGTTGGAAGTGAAGGTGCGGCCCTCTCTgcaagacgacgatcgattgCGACAGGAAGCTGGGGCGGAGGCTCTCGCTGTCGTGACGGATCGCGTGAAGCGGCTCTTTCCGGGTGCTTGGCAGATCGAGTCTTTTGGGGATCGAGGAACGTACAGCGTACCGCGCGACTCGGTGCCGTCTCTCGCGCGAGCGTTTGGCGAATTGGAGAAGA TTAAGAGTGAGTTAAGCGTGGAGGAGTACAGTTTGAGTCAGAGCACGCTCGAGCAG GTCTTCCTCAGTTTTGCCAAGCAGCAGCTCGAAGACAATGACTGA
- the LOC136198271 gene encoding cholesterol transporter ABCA5-like isoform X1 has translation MGTWTQTVYLLKRNYWIKTRNKRQSVQELLYPVYLVAILALIRAFVETSPLKPLRDFPCQGVAPPLSHNFSNDVIGVSGSLELVRNATRRFLPPLPQIVAAENGSELESFYRKRQITIGIEFNASMTSYVLRFAADVIANTNDMETSLSQCRDHDQYIGNYSGSNVATDCPAFSYVTSGFAVLQSALDSEIIRRATGNEGETVFRSRSCLFPKRKYYPSIVTLQIMISLYMVAAFSPLVNFLLINLVTEKEKKLKVGMQMMGLSDAAFWLSWFLTYAIVTAVTILIVVVISTFALFPNSNFFLLLLLFLAYGLSIISFSFMLTPFFDRAIAAGGLGSLMTIVFGVLVIPAIFSDLSASLRWALSLISPAAFALGLNELIILDNRFGGLTFGNFVSTSLGSYSVGSSVLMLFLDAILYWFLAFYFDNIVPTKYGRAKSPLFCFESAFWKTQSSLRWRVPSDRDISLDDGDNLQDNVAVENVSSALKSSVAIRISSLRKEFVDKEKQKNCSKQYDATVTALAGLSLTVYEGQITALLGHNGAGKSTLIACLTGLTKCTSGGATVYNLDINNPIEIDEIRQRTGVCLQHDLLFENLTVREHLIVFSGIKGIPKEEIGEKVRMALEEVGLEKERDAYATKLSGGQKRKLSVAIALIGNPKILFLDEPTSGMDPYSRRQLWSLLKSKKEGRVIFLTTQFMDEADILADRKAVLSRGKLQCVGSSLFLKSRFGIGYHLGQVISFDVAVYLLYLYICIYSVVLESNGDVDAVTDVVKRNVPDAQMTRSRAGDLSYTLPLKDVPLFPQLFASLEAAPQLGIRDFGVSMTSLEEVFLHLEELEAAKENEKEEEEEEKEKEDAIQTEVRPDDYRSSILGSSLLWQQFKAMLWLRLLVTLRNGGGLFFRGFVGPIMVIVAVVVGRHIAVKIGQPQSLPLNASIYLTNQSRALGDACRLPGVDVKPALMLNNASNRYPRLIEELRRQSTGFCFPGVDFSRDGLDRYLLNSSYEALAVDVSAVAPFDFSLFYNDTLVHSLPIGINVMSNVYYRNLTQSSEGIAVTNYPFPYENPPIPFDGDSYVFVLIVGIAFLLTPSSFGLEIVQDREVRARHQLHVSGLRRIIYWLSTLSIHLIAYVVPVLILLILIPAMNIVVFCPPPSLGLLALVFLLSLPVQALFVYAVSYLFNKAETVLGIMPSVVPALGILPYIVVALLYHKFPTLMIALHYVFMFLLPPYLPLGCMWFLTVVYQKHKLDPSVNDLSAATYFSFSSNISPGILIILFHAALFSFLVAWLDKRSIDDKSFCSCFSILEEAVKESSPLLAAPENVRSDGDDDVEREEGRARENTGSKGVPILVNGLGKDFAKNSSCRSPWQRRQANVKVAVKSLSVKVEKGEILGLLGPNGAGKTTTLSVFTGRLIPTRGKVYLDGEELGDGLDAGRAAFSLGYCPQIDALWPTITFEEHLKIYSLIKGVDPRSVSMTIKELCGMMRVVEHSQKKAKILSGGTRRKLSFLMSLVGDPSSLLMDEPSTGMDPSSKRFFWKIIKEVVVDRKATILTTHSMEEADALCSRVGIMVAGSLRCLGSTQHLKNKYGMGYQLEVKVRPSLQDDDRLRQEAGAEALAVVTDRVKRLFPGAWQIESFGDRGTYSVPRDSVPSLARAFGELEKIKSELSVEEYSLSQSTLEQVFLSFAKQQLEDND, from the exons ATGGGAACCTGGACACAGACAGTCTACCTCCTGAAGCGGAACTACTGGATCAAGACGCGAAACAAGAGGCAGAGCGTCCAAGAGCTTCTCTACCCCGTCTATCTCGTCGCGATCCTTGCTCTCATACGAGCCTTCGTTGAAACGAGTCCCCTCAAACCTTTGCGAGACTTTCCGTGCCAAGGCGTCGCTCCCCCGTTGTCGCACAATTTcagtaatgacgtcattggagTATCCGGGTCGCTCGAGCTTGTCCGAAACGCCACCCGTCGCTTTCTACCGCCTCTTCCGCAAATTGTCGCCGCGGAAAACGGATCCGAATTGGAGTCATTTTATCGAAAAAGACAAATCACGATCGGGATCGAATTCAACGCTTCTATGACGTCGTACGTGTTACGTTTTgctgctgacgtcatcgccaatACGAACGACATGGAAACAAGCCTTTCGCAATGTCGCGACCATGATCAATACATTGGAAATTATTCCGGTTCAAATGTGGCGACAGATTGCCCAGCCTTCTCTTACGTGACGTCAGGCTTTGCAGTCCTTCAATCAGCTCTCGATTCGGAAATAATTCGAAGAGCGACCGGAAATGAAGGGGAAACAGTTTTCCGGTCGCGGTCATGTCTGTTTCCGAAGCGGAAGTACTATCCATCTATCGTAACACTTCAGATAATGATATCTCTTTACATGGTGGCGGCCTTCTCGCCGTTGGTCAATTTCCTTCTCATCAATCTCGTCaccgaaaaggagaagaaactcAAAGTTGGCATGCAAATGATGGGCCTTTCAGATGCCGCCTTCTGGCTCTCGTGGTTCCTCACTTACGCAATCGTCACCGCCGTCACGATtctcattgtcgtcgtcatatcGACGTTTGCCCTGTTCCCCAATTCCAacttcttccttcttcttcttctcttcctcgcaTACGGCCTTTCCATcatctccttttctttcatgCTGACGCCTTTTTTTGATAGAGCAATTGCAGCTGGAGGCCTCGGCTCTCTCATGACAATCGTCTTTGGAGTACTCGTCATTCCGGCTATATTTTCCGATCTGTCAGCTTCCCTTCGGTGGGCGCTCTCTCTCATATCGCCGGCCGCTTTTGCGTTAGGACTCAACGAGCTCATCATTCTCGACAATCGATTTGGGGGTCTCACGTTCGGCAATTTCGTCTCGACTTCCCTCGGTTCGTACTCCGTGGGGTCGTCCGTTCTCATGCTCTTTCTCGATGCAATTCTCTATTGGTTTCTCGCCTTTTATTTCGACAACATCGTTCCCACGAAGTACGGTCGAGCCAAATCGCCGCTCTTCTGTTTCGAGTCGGCCTTTTGGAAGACCCAGTCGAGCTTACGATGGAGGGTTCCAAGTGATAGAGACATTTCGTTGGACGACGGTGACAATTTGCAAGACAATGTGGCCGTGGAGAATGTTTCCTCAGCGTTGAAGTCGAGTGTCGCTATCAG AATTTCGTCTCTGCGAAAAGAATTCGTCGATAaggaaaagcagaaaaattgTTCAAAGCAATATGATGCTACAGTGACGGCACTCGCTGGACTTTCGCTGACCGTCTACGAGGGACAAATCACCGCTCTGCTCGGGCACAACGGAGCGGGAAAATCGACTCTTATAGCCTGTCTGACCGGTTTGACTAAATGCACGAGCGGAGGCGCAACTGTGTATAATTTGGATATCAATAATCCAATCGAAATAGACGAGATTCGACAAAGGACAG GCGTTTGCTTGCAGCATGATCTACTCTTTGAAAATCTGACTGTGAGAGAACACTTGATTGTATTCTCCGGAATCAAAGGGATCCCAAAGGAAGAGATAGGGGAAAAAGTGCGAATGGCTCTCGAAGAAGTCGGTCTCGAAAAGGAGAGGGATGCGTACGCAACGAAATTGAGCGGGGgacagaagagaaagttgtCCGTTGCCATCGCTCTCATAGGAAATCCCAAA aTTTTGTTTTTGGACGAACCGACGAGTGGGATGGATCCGTATTCTCGTCGACAGCTCTGGTCTCTTCTCAAGAGCAAGAAAGAAGGACGGGTCATATTCCTGACGACTCAATTTATGGACGAGGCGGATATCCTAGCAG ATCGGAAGGCTGTGCTGAGCAGAGGAAAATTGCAATGCGTCGGATCGTCTCTCTTCCTCAAGTCGCGCTTTGGAATCGGCTATCATCTGGGGCAAGTGATCAGCTTTGACGTAGCAGTCTACTTATTATAcctatatatatgtatatatagtGTGGTATTGGAATCGAATGGAGATGTCGACGCAGTCACCGACGTGGTTAAACGAAACGTTCCCGATGCTCAAATGACTCGTTCTCGTGCCGGGGATTTATCCTATACGCTTCCTCTCAAAGACGTACCTCTCTTTCCGC AATTATTTGCTTCTCTCGAAGCGGCACCCCAATTGGGAATTCGAGATTTTGGCgtatcgatgacgtcgctcgagGAGGTATTTCTCCATTTGGAAGAGctcgaagcggcgaaagaaaacgagaaagaggaagaggaggaggagaaagagaaggaagatgCGATCCAAACCGAAGTCCGACCTGACGACTATCGATCCTCGATCCTAGGCTCCTCGCTCCTGTGGCAACAATTCAAAGCAATGCTATGGCTTCGACTTCTCGTCACTCTACGAAACGGAGGAGGCCTCTTCTTTCGCGGCTTCGTCGGTCCGATCATGGTCAtagtcgccgtcgtcgtcggacgacaCATCGCTGTGAAGATCGGACAGCCTCAGAGTCTTCCACTCAACGCGTCCATCTACTTGACGAATCAGAGTCGAGCACTAGGAGACGCTTGTCGTCTCCCCGGAGTCGACGTCAAGCCGGCTCTGATGTTAAATAACGCTTCGAATCGATATCCTCGCTTGATCGAAGAACTCCGACGTCAGTCGACTGGCTTTTGTTTTCCCGGCGTCGACTTCAGTCGCGATGGGCTCGATCGCTATCTATTGAATTCGTCGTATGAGGCGCTCGCCGTGGACGTGTCCGCTGTCGCGCccttcgatttctcgctCTTCTACAACGATACTCTCGTTCATTCGCTTCCTATTGGCATAAACGTGATGAGCAATGTGTACTATCGGAATTTGACGCAGTCGTCGGAAGGAATTGCCGTTACGAATTATCCTTTTCCGTACGAAAATCCGCCCATCCCGTTCGACGGGGATTCGTACGTGTTCGTGCTCATAGTGGGCATTGCTTTTCTCCTCACTCCGTCCAGCTTCGGACTTGAAATTGTGCAAGACAGAGAG GTTCGGGCGCGTCATCAGCTGCACGTTTCCGGTTTACGTCGCATCATTTATTGGCTCTCCACGTTATCGATTCACTTGATCGCCTACGTCGTCCCCGTTCTAATTTTGCTCATTCTCATTCCGGCGATGAATATTGTTGTTTTTTGTCCTCCGCCGTCTCTTGGCCTCCTTGCCctcgtctttctcctctCGCTTCCCGTTCAGGCTCTCTTCGTCTACGCGGTGTCGTATTTGTTTAACAAGGCGGAGACGGTTCTGGGCATAATGCCAAGCGTCGTGCCCGCGCTGGGAATCTTACCCtatatcgtcgtcgcactttTGTATCATAAATTTCCCACATTGATGATTGCTCTTCATTACGTTTTCATGTTTCTTTTACCGCCGTATCTCCCACTAGGTTGTATGTGGTTTTTGACAGTT GTTTATCAGAAGCATAAGCTGGATCCGTCCGTCAATGACCTGTCCGCAGCTACCTACTTTTCCTTCTCATCCAACATATCTCCGGGCATTCTTATA ATTCTGTTTCACGCGGCTCTGTTCTCCTTTCTCGTCGCCTGGCTGGATAAGCGAAGCATAGATGACAAGAGCTTTTGCTCCTG TTTCAGCATTTTGGAAGAGGCCGTGAAAGAGTCGTCTCCTCTTCTAGCCGCACCAGAAAACGTACgttccgacggcgacgatgacgtcgaaagagaagagggGCGCGCAAGAGAAAATACTGGATCGAAAGGAGTGCCGATCCTGGTGAACGGACTCGGAAAAGATTTCGCAAAGAATTCCTCGTGTCGTTCACCGTGGCAACGGCGACAAGCGAACGTCAAAGTGGCTGTGAAAAGTCTTTCGGTGAAGGTGGAGAAGGGCGAGATATTGGGATTATTGGGTCCGAACGGCGctggaaagacgacgacgttgagcgTGTTCACGGGACGTTTGATTCCGACTCGAGGAAAG GTTTATTTGGACGGGGAGGAATTGGGAGACGGTCTGGACGCGGGGAGAGCAGCGTTCTCGCTTGGCTATTGCCCTCAGATTGACGCTCTTTGGCCGACAATTACTTTCGAAGAGCATCTGAAAATTTATTCGCTAATTAAAGGAGTCGATCCTCGATCTGTTAGTATGACGATTAAAGA GCTGTGTGGAATGATGAGAGTTGTTGAGCATTcacaaaagaaagcaaagatACTCTCAGGAGGAACACGGCGAAAG CTGAGTTTTCTCATGAGTCTTGTTGGCGATCCGAGTTCCCTTCTCATGGACGAACCGTCGACCGGAATGGATCCTTCatcaaagcgttttttctg GAAAATTATcaaagaagtcgtcgtcgaccgtAAGGCGACGATTTTAACAACTCACTCGATGGAAGAAGCAGACGCGCTTTGCTCGCGCGTCGGAATAATGGTCGCCGGATCCCTTCG ATGTCTTGGATCAACTCAGCACCTCAAGAATAAATACGGAATGGGCTATCAGTTGGAAGTGAAGGTGCGGCCCTCTCTgcaagacgacgatcgattgCGACAGGAAGCTGGGGCGGAGGCTCTCGCTGTCGTGACGGATCGCGTGAAGCGGCTCTTTCCGGGTGCTTGGCAGATCGAGTCTTTTGGGGATCGAGGAACGTACAGCGTACCGCGCGACTCGGTGCCGTCTCTCGCGCGAGCGTTTGGCGAATTGGAGAAGA TTAAGAGTGAGTTAAGCGTGGAGGAGTACAGTTTGAGTCAGAGCACGCTCGAGCAG GTCTTCCTCAGTTTTGCCAAGCAGCAGCTCGAAGACAATGACTGA